CGCTCGCGCGCCGGTACGCCCCCTCGGGTGTGACCCGCACCGGCTCACAGCAGGTCGACTTCCCCGCCTCGCGGGCGTACATGCGTGCACGCACCGAACTCGGCGTTCGGATCAACCTCGAAGGGCGCGACCCCGAGGGGGTCGTTCCCCCCAAGGAGTATGAGGAGGTCCGAGAGGACCTCATTGAACGTCTACAGGCGATAGAGACGCCCGACGGCGACCCGGTGTTCGGCGAGGTCGTTCCGCGCGAGGAGTACTTCTGGGGCCCATACACCGAGAAGGCGGTCGACGTTCTGACGGTCCCGAACGACTTCGAGCAGTTCCTCTCGGCCCAACTCCGCGAGGAGCTGTTCGGGCCGCCGACCGAGCCGTGGAACCACAAGCTCGACGGGCTGTTCGTCGCCGCGGGCCAGGGGATCGACTCCGGCGTGGATCTCACGGACGCGCACCTGTTCGACGTCGCGCCGACGGTCTGTGCGGCGCTGGGCGTGCCGTACAGCGATCGAATGGACGGACGCGTCCTGCCGGTGGTCGAGGACGTCGGATCGACCGCGTACCCCGAGTACACGGGCTCGGCGGCGGTCAGTACCGAGGACGAGCGGGTAGAAGAGCGGTTGTCGGACCTCGGGTATCTCGAGTAGCCTCCCCCATCGCACCGGTGGAGACTGTCTGCATGACGGTCGCGGTCTTACTGTGTCTGTGGGAGCCCTTCGAGGCGGCCCTTGATCTCGTCGGGGATGTACGAGAGCTGCCAGTTGAGGCGGGCCTCGATCTCGCGCTCGCCACGGTCGGTCAGGATGTACTTGTTCGTCCTGAGGTCGTGTTTCCCCTTCTTGACCAACCCCTTGTTGACGAGCGTATCGAGGTTGGGGTAGAGACGACCGTGGCGGATCTCCGTCCCGTAGTATCGTTCTAGTTCGTCGTTGACGTCCAGTCCTTTGGGTTCGTCGAGGCCAGCGATCACCAGAAGCAGATCACGCTGAAATCCCGTTAAATCATGCATTCAGTACACCTCACAGTAGGGTGTGACAGCGAAGGATATATAATGGACCGATGGTTCACGAAATTACACCGTCCCTAGAGGAGACGCAACACGAGCTGGCGGCCGAGACGGCTCGTACAGCCCTCCATCGGTACTCTCGTGGTGGAAATAACGATAACGTTAAGAGAACCGGAACGTTCCGCCTGACCGGTTTTAGGTCATTTTACCTATTAATCCCGCAATAAGCGCCCCAAAGAGCAAGTCCGGATAGTCCCTCACAGATCGGACGTTTCGGGGGCCTGGTCCGAGATCATCGGTTTGCTCTCCGGGATCGTGAAATGAAACGTCGAACCGACGCCGGGTTCGGACTCCACCCAGATCTCGCCGCCGTGTCGACGAACGATCTTCTTACAGATGGCGAGACCGATCCCGGTGCTCTGTGAGACGGCCCCCGACGAGAAGATCTCGAAGACCTCGTCGACCTGCTCGGGATCGATCCCGACGCCGTTGTCCGAGACCGAGAACTGCCAGCCGTCGTCGTGCTCGCTCGCCGAGACGTGGATCTCCGGCCGGGAGTCCCCGGAGTAGGCGATGGCGTTACTGACGAGGTTCTGAAAGAGCTGTCCGAGTTGCTGAGCGTCGCCCTCGACGGTCGGGAGCGCCTCGACCGTGATCTCGGCGTCCGCTTCCTCGATGACGAGCCCGAGGGAATCGAGGACACGGTCGAGGACGGCGTTGGGATCGACCCGCTGGGCGGTGATGTCGTCGGTCCCGATCCGCGAGTAGGTCAGCAGGTCGTCGATCATCTTTCGCATCCGCTCGGCACCGTCGACGGCGTAGGTGATGAACTCGTCGGCGTCGTCGTCGAGTTCGCCCTCGTAGCGGCGACGAATCAGATCGAGATAGCTGCGGATCATCCGCAGGGGCTCTTTGAGGTCGTGAGAGGCGACGTAGGCGAACCGTTCGAGCTCGGCGTTCGAGCGCTCGAGCTCCTCGATGGCCGCCTCGAGTTCGCGTTCCGCGGTGATCCGCTGGGAGATGTCCCGACCGGTGCCACAGATGTAGGCGTCGTGTTCGCGGGTGTCGTAGATCGACTCGCCGATGTCCTCGATCAGCGAGCCAGTGAACTCGTAGGGGACGCGGTCACCGTCCTTGTTCACGAGCGTGGCCTCGATCGACCCCGTCTCGTGATCGGTCGTCACCCGGTCGATCGCGTCGAGGATCCGGGGCACGTCCGCGGACCCGACGAAGTCGATCGGGTGCATCGACCGGATCTTCTCGTCGGTGTAGCCCGTCGCCTCGTTGAACCGATCGTTCCACCGGAGCATCTCGCCGTCGGGCGCGAACACGTAGAACAGGTCGGGCTGGGCGTCGAGCGCGCTCTCGGTGAAGGCCTTCTCCCGGCGTAGCTCCTCTTCGATCTCGACGATGTCGGTGATCTCGGTGAGGTAGCCGTCGAGGAACTCGACGGAGCCGTCGGGGTGTTCGACGCCCCGACCCTGCTCCCAGATCCAGCGGACCTCCCCGTCCGGGGTCCGGATGCGGTAGGTGGTCTGGTACTGCTCGCTCTCCTCGAGGGCTTCACGGACGCTCCGTCGGACGTCGTCGCGGTCCTCGGGGTGGATCACGTCGTTCGCCCACGAGACCTCGCCGGATTCGAGGCGCTCCCGCGGATAGCCGATCAGGGTCGTACAGCCCTCGCTCATGAACTCGACGGGGAAGCCCGCCTCGTTGCGGTAGCGATAGACGACGCCGGGGAGGTTGCGGATGAGGTTCGACAGCGCCTGCTGGCGCTCGCGCAGCGCCCGCTCGGAGTGGCGACGCTGTGAGACGTCGCGGGCGACCCCGCAGATGTACCGGGGCGAGCCGTCCTCGCGCGTGACCATCGATCCGGTGAACTCGTAGGGCAGGAGCTTCCCGCCGCGGGTCCGGATGCGGACGGTCTCGGTCGCGTCACCCGACTCGACGATCTCCGAGATGGCCGAATCGACCCGCTCGTAGTCCTCCTGGACGAAGAAATCCATCGGCGTCATGGCGGCGATCTCCTCGTCGGAGTAGCCCGTGACCTCGGTCAGCCGGTCGTTCCAGTGGAGGAACCGTCCCTGAAGGTCGAAGACGAAGAAGATGTCGGTCAGCCGGTTCAGCACGGTCTCGATGAACTCGTTCGCCGGTTCGACGCGCCGGGCGTCCGCGGGTTCGGGGTCCTGAACGACGAGTTGGAACTGCTCGTCGCCGATGGGGACGAAGACGTACCGGTAGTCGTCGTCCGCGTCGCGCTGGATCGTCCCCGATTCGATCGCGCGGCGGCCGTGTTCCGCGAGCGCCTCGGGGTCGCCGAGCGACGCGTCCGCGATGGACGTCCCGACGAGCGCCGCCGACGAACCGTCGAGTTCGGCGGCCAAGCCGTCGCTCACCGAGCGGTAGGTCCCGTCGCGGTCGATCCTGGCGATCCGGTCGGCCGACCGATCCAGCAGCGAGAGGACCACCTCCGGCGGCGACGGGGGGTTCCCGCCCGTGGAGGGGCCAACGGAGCGAACCGCTTCGACCAGGGACTCCTCGTCGGCGCGGGTGACGGAGGGGGCGTAGATCTCGAGACACTCCGGGGTCGACCGGGGTTCGAGGACGACGACCGACAGGCCGGGCGCGAGCGAGAACAGGCGTTCGATCGCGGGGTTCGCCTCGCAGTCGATGTCCCAGACGAGACAGTCCGCCCGCAGGGACGCCAACCGCGAGATCGCCGCGTCGACCGTCGGAACGGCCGACACCGAAACCAGCGGTCCGTCCGCGCCCGTCGCCGAGAGCAGTCGCTCCAGCGGGAGGGCCGTGCGACCGAGATAGAGGACCTGGACGGGAGTCATATGAGATGCTGTGTCCCATCATTTACGATCCATAATACATATACTTTATTATGTATAATATGTAATAATCTAGTGTTTTCGGCTACCGGAGGGTAAGCCACGGGGTTACGGTACTGATAGGGATACTACATATGGCACGGGGACGGTTTCGAGAGTAGGACCGATACGTGATGAACCAGAACGAACCTACTCGCCGTCAGTCGAACGGCGTCGTAGACGCGCCACGCCGGGAGAGCCGATGAGTACGAAGCCGCTTCCCGACCGGGTTACCGAGGCGAAGTCGATCCTCGAGGAGGCCGCCCGAACGCACGACCTCCGTACCGAACAGATGGTGAACCTCCAGGAGGCGATCGAGTTCCTGAACCGACTCGAGACCTCCTTTCGCGACGGGCGTGTCGATGACTGAGGCCGATGCCGAACGGACGCCGGCGATCGCGGACTGGCCGACGTTCGCGCTGCGCTACACGTTCAGCCCCGGCCTGATCGGACTCGACGGGCGGTTCGCACCCGACGAGGTCGTCGTGTTCGATGCGACGCGAGGTCGGCCGGACAGCCGCTGGATCTCGGCCGAACGAGGGTCGTACGTCTCGGTCGAGGAGATCCGGTAGGTCGTTCCGCTCGCTAACGCTCGCTTCACTCCCTGCTCGAATCCCAGTCCGGACCGATTTCGCCTCACGCGAGCGTGCTCGCACCGCGAAGCGGTGCTCGCGACGTTGCGTTCGGCAGAAATACGCCGGGACTGGGATTTGAACCCAGAATCCCATACGGGAACACGCTTTCCAGGCGTGCGCTTTACCGTTCGGCCATCCCGGCTCACACGGGTCTACCGGCCGTTCGCGTTTAAACCCTTCCGTTCTCCCCGAAGACGAGCGGCTCGGCGAGATACGTCGATCCGGCCGCCACGAGGGCGACCACGCCCCCGGCCGCGAACTTCAGGGCGAACGAGAGGCGTTCGGCCGAGAGCAGTTCGTATCCCTGGATCAGGACGAGAAACGAAAGCGCGCCGATCGCACCCCACAGCAGGCTCGCTTTCACCCGCGGGTGCATCACTCGGTCGTGGCGATGGCCTCGATCTCAACGGCCGCCCCCTTCGGGAGGGCGCCGACCTCGAACGCGCTTCTGGCGGGCGGGTTATCGGCGAAGTACTCGCCGTAGGCCCCGTTCATCTCGTCGAAGTCGTCGATGTCGTCGAGGTAGACCGTCGTCTTGAGGACGTGCTGGGTCGAGAGCCCTTCGCTTTCGAGGACCGCCTTGATGTTCTCGAGACACTGGCGCGTCTGGACCGCGACCGACTCCTCGCCGAGGAACTCGCCCTCGGGCGTGAGCGCGATCTGCCCCGCCGTAAAGAGCAGGTCGCCCGCGGTCGTCGCCTGGCTGTACGCGCCGATCGCCTCGGGGGCCTCGGAGGTGCTGATGATCCGCTTCATGGCCCTATCCTCGGAGGGGGCGTTCTTAAAACTACACCAGGACCTCGACCTCGTAGCCCTGCTCGCGCATCCCTTCGAGCAGCCCCTCGACGTGGTCGTGTCCCCTGGTCTCGAGGTCGATCACCACCTCGGCGGCGTTCATCGCGATGTCACGGGAGGTCCGGTCGTGCTGGATCGCGTAGATGTTCGCGCGGTTCTCGGCGATCACGTCGATCAGTTGGCGGAGCGCGCCGGGACGGTCCCTCAGGACGGTCCGGATCTTCAGATACCGGCCGGTTTCGACCAACCCGCGCATGATCACCGTCGTCAGCGTGTTCAGGTCGATGTTCCCCCCACACAGCGCCGGAACGATCGTCTCGTCCTCATCGTACTCGAAGGCATTCGAGAGGAGCGCCGCGAGCGGGACCGCCCCCGCGCCCTCGACGAGCGTCTTCGAGCGTTCGAGCAGTGCCGCGAGCGCGACGGCGATCTCCGAGTCCGAGACCGTCACCACCTCGTCGACCCGCTCGCGAACGACCTCGAAGGTGCGCTCGCCCGGCCTGCCGACCGCGATCCCGTCGGCGATCGTATCGACCGTCTCCCACTCGTGGATCGACCCCGTTTCGAGGGAGTCGACGGTGCTCGCCGCGCCCTCGGCCTGGACGCCGACCACACGGACGTCGCGCTCCTGGGCCTTCAGCGCCGTCGCGATCCCGCTGATGAGCCCACCCCCGCCGACGGGCACGACC
The sequence above is drawn from the Halalkalicoccus sp. NIPERK01 genome and encodes:
- a CDS encoding RidA family protein, with the protein product MKRIISTSEAPEAIGAYSQATTAGDLLFTAGQIALTPEGEFLGEESVAVQTRQCLENIKAVLESEGLSTQHVLKTTVYLDDIDDFDEMNGAYGEYFADNPPARSAFEVGALPKGAAVEIEAIATTE
- the ilvA gene encoding threonine ammonia-lyase; translation: MLDVQDVYAARERVGRTARRTPLEYSHTFSEMTGAEVHLKLENFQRTGSFKIRGATNRIATLSKAEKEAGVVTASAGNHAQGVALAATRIGVDAIVVMPEHAPISKLKATRSYGAEVVLHGEDYDAAAERAHEIEREEGRTYVHAFDDEMVMAGQGTIGLEILEDCPEVDTVVVPVGGGGLISGIATALKAQERDVRVVGVQAEGAASTVDSLETGSIHEWETVDTIADGIAVGRPGERTFEVVRERVDEVVTVSDSEIAVALAALLERSKTLVEGAGAVPLAALLSNAFEYDEDETIVPALCGGNIDLNTLTTVIMRGLVETGRYLKIRTVLRDRPGALRQLIDVIAENRANIYAIQHDRTSRDIAMNAAEVVIDLETRGHDHVEGLLEGMREQGYEVEVLV
- a CDS encoding PAS domain S-box protein; the encoded protein is MTPVQVLYLGRTALPLERLLSATGADGPLVSVSAVPTVDAAISRLASLRADCLVWDIDCEANPAIERLFSLAPGLSVVVLEPRSTPECLEIYAPSVTRADEESLVEAVRSVGPSTGGNPPSPPEVVLSLLDRSADRIARIDRDGTYRSVSDGLAAELDGSSAALVGTSIADASLGDPEALAEHGRRAIESGTIQRDADDDYRYVFVPIGDEQFQLVVQDPEPADARRVEPANEFIETVLNRLTDIFFVFDLQGRFLHWNDRLTEVTGYSDEEIAAMTPMDFFVQEDYERVDSAISEIVESGDATETVRIRTRGGKLLPYEFTGSMVTREDGSPRYICGVARDVSQRRHSERALRERQQALSNLIRNLPGVVYRYRNEAGFPVEFMSEGCTTLIGYPRERLESGEVSWANDVIHPEDRDDVRRSVREALEESEQYQTTYRIRTPDGEVRWIWEQGRGVEHPDGSVEFLDGYLTEITDIVEIEEELRREKAFTESALDAQPDLFYVFAPDGEMLRWNDRFNEATGYTDEKIRSMHPIDFVGSADVPRILDAIDRVTTDHETGSIEATLVNKDGDRVPYEFTGSLIEDIGESIYDTREHDAYICGTGRDISQRITAERELEAAIEELERSNAELERFAYVASHDLKEPLRMIRSYLDLIRRRYEGELDDDADEFITYAVDGAERMRKMIDDLLTYSRIGTDDITAQRVDPNAVLDRVLDSLGLVIEEADAEITVEALPTVEGDAQQLGQLFQNLVSNAIAYSGDSRPEIHVSASEHDDGWQFSVSDNGVGIDPEQVDEVFEIFSSGAVSQSTGIGLAICKKIVRRHGGEIWVESEPGVGSTFHFTIPESKPMISDQAPETSDL
- a CDS encoding PadR family transcriptional regulator, which translates into the protein MHDLTGFQRDLLLVIAGLDEPKGLDVNDELERYYGTEIRHGRLYPNLDTLVNKGLVKKGKHDLRTNKYILTDRGEREIEARLNWQLSYIPDEIKGRLEGLPQTQ